In Spirosoma linguale DSM 74, one genomic interval encodes:
- a CDS encoding Helix-turn-helix type 11 domain protein (PFAM: Helix-turn-helix type 11 domain protein; regulatory protein DeoR~SMART: regulatory protein DeoR~KEGG: mmw:Mmwyl1_0941 helix-turn-helix type 11 domain-containing protein) has protein sequence MNDSETTRLSRLVALLTLLQTKRMVTATELANRFSVSTRTIYRDIRALESGGVPIVTHEGKGYSLLEGYRLPPILFTREEAIALLTAEKLASRLTDAATAQLSGAAMDKLRTALRHSDRDYLETMAPRILVMEPASASERPNTYQQLVTAVTAHRVVRITYQAAETGESTDREIEPIGLYLSQHWHVVAFCRLRQAFRNFRLDRISSLALVDESFPARTETLQQYWTEEAKRREKEKVVIHFNPSAVLPAQVQHLHDTKHQYGWVHEEALPDGSLKIVFLVGSLPYLATWLLPFAGAITILEPSSLGDHLSALAQRVHDCFYLK, from the coding sequence ATGAATGATTCCGAAACTACTCGTCTTTCCCGCTTGGTGGCCTTGCTCACGCTACTTCAAACGAAACGGATGGTAACAGCGACAGAATTGGCGAATCGCTTTTCGGTGAGTACTCGCACGATTTACCGGGACATCAGAGCGCTTGAGAGTGGGGGCGTCCCGATCGTAACCCACGAAGGAAAGGGGTATTCCCTGTTAGAAGGATACCGTCTTCCGCCAATTCTGTTTACGCGCGAAGAAGCCATCGCTTTGCTTACTGCCGAAAAGTTGGCATCCAGACTTACCGATGCGGCCACAGCTCAACTCAGTGGCGCGGCAATGGACAAACTACGGACAGCGCTAAGGCATTCCGACCGCGACTATCTGGAAACAATGGCCCCTCGCATACTGGTGATGGAACCAGCCAGTGCGTCCGAACGGCCGAACACGTACCAACAATTAGTTACGGCCGTCACGGCTCATCGAGTGGTGCGCATTACCTACCAAGCAGCGGAAACCGGCGAGTCGACCGACCGCGAAATTGAGCCGATTGGACTGTATCTTAGCCAGCATTGGCATGTGGTAGCCTTCTGTCGGTTACGGCAGGCCTTTCGAAATTTCCGTCTGGATCGAATTAGCAGTCTGGCACTAGTAGATGAATCGTTCCCTGCCCGTACGGAAACATTGCAGCAGTACTGGACTGAGGAAGCGAAACGAAGGGAAAAAGAAAAAGTGGTAATTCATTTCAACCCTTCAGCGGTGTTGCCTGCCCAAGTCCAGCATCTGCACGACACCAAGCACCAGTATGGTTGGGTGCATGAAGAAGCACTGCCCGACGGGAGCCTGAAAATTGTATTTCTCGTCGGCTCACTTCCCTATTTGGCAACCTGGCTCTTACCGTTTGCCGGTGCGATTACAATCCTGGAGCCTTCGTCGCTGGGCGACCATTTATCAGCGCTCGCCCAGCGGGTGCATGATTGCTTTTATTTGAAGTGA
- a CDS encoding Endoribonuclease L-PSP (PFAM: Endoribonuclease L-PSP~KEGG: mch:Mchl_5535 endoribonuclease L-PSP) has protein sequence MEKNITDPWAWGKYTNSVQAVEIKQPLGTLYCSGQVAIDTNGQPVNADMNTQLELTFQNLEQLISEAGYEPSGIVRLNVYTTSTQEFFTSCIQTYQTWIAKYGIQQATTMLEVKALFGGLTVEVEATVVK, from the coding sequence ATGGAAAAGAACATAACCGATCCCTGGGCATGGGGTAAATACACCAATTCAGTTCAGGCAGTCGAAATTAAGCAGCCACTGGGAACTCTTTACTGTTCCGGGCAAGTCGCCATTGATACCAACGGCCAGCCGGTTAATGCCGACATGAATACGCAATTAGAGTTGACTTTTCAGAATTTGGAGCAACTCATTAGCGAGGCCGGATATGAGCCGAGTGGCATTGTCAGGCTGAATGTCTACACGACCTCAACTCAAGAGTTTTTTACCAGCTGCATCCAAACGTATCAAACCTGGATTGCAAAGTATGGCATTCAACAAGCTACGACTATGCTCGAAGTGAAAGCGTTGTTTGGCGGGCTTACGGTTGAAGTAGAGGCCACCGTAGTTAAGTAA
- a CDS encoding hypothetical protein (KEGG: mpt:Mpe_A3449 hypothetical protein) has product MKVVIDTNGLLRSIPRDGSYRWLYDAFAANQFTWVVSTEILLEYAEMTGYYYSPVAAELVTSLLLAAPNHLRQEPYFRFGQVSADPDDNKFVDCAIAAGVDWLVSDDHHILNLLRETNRFPPVPICSFETFKQILNR; this is encoded by the coding sequence GTGAAAGTAGTTATCGATACCAATGGGCTACTGCGCTCGATTCCCCGGGACGGCTCGTACCGCTGGCTTTATGATGCTTTTGCAGCCAATCAGTTCACTTGGGTAGTCAGTACGGAAATCTTGCTCGAATATGCTGAAATGACGGGATACTATTATAGCCCTGTGGCGGCTGAACTGGTCACCTCACTTTTACTGGCTGCTCCCAATCATCTACGGCAGGAACCCTACTTTCGGTTTGGACAGGTTAGTGCTGATCCGGATGACAATAAATTTGTGGACTGTGCCATTGCAGCTGGTGTCGATTGGTTGGTATCCGACGATCACCACATTCTGAATCTGCTTCGAGAAACGAATCGGTTTCCTCCCGTACCGATCTGTTCTTTTGAGACTTTCAAGCAAATTCTGAATCGATAG
- a CDS encoding domain of unknown function DUF1738 (PFAM: domain of unknown function DUF1738~KEGG: ses:SARI_03152 hypothetical protein), with product MQNAKASAQRGSMDLYARVTDLIVDELEKGRIPWRKRWGILKDGQIEVAQNYISKRSYTGINSVLLGCASYERPYFLTFKQATELGGNIRKDAKGNLVVFWSVLEKEKEVTNNKGEAKIKKVGVPLLKHYFVFNVADVEGVTIDLPELKTPDALDEVYNYNACDAVYAGYSNAPEIVHIDPARAYYSPLRDVVNMPRPTAFDCLEAYYCVLFHELIHSTGHRDRLNREELVHSDGFGGELYAREELTAEIGACYLASSCGLDLTDHRLLTNAAAYLQNWLSALKGDKTLIFRASGQAQKAVNYVLNDVTEEIASDVVAA from the coding sequence ATGCAGAATGCAAAGGCTTCCGCACAGCGGGGCAGTATGGATCTATACGCCCGGGTTACTGATCTCATCGTCGACGAGCTTGAAAAAGGCCGTATCCCATGGCGCAAACGGTGGGGTATCCTGAAAGATGGGCAGATTGAGGTGGCTCAAAATTACATAAGCAAACGCTCCTATACGGGTATAAATAGTGTCCTTTTGGGATGCGCTAGCTATGAACGCCCGTATTTTCTGACCTTCAAACAGGCAACAGAGTTAGGGGGTAATATTCGCAAAGATGCGAAGGGAAATCTGGTCGTTTTCTGGAGTGTGCTGGAGAAAGAAAAGGAAGTAACGAACAACAAAGGCGAGGCCAAAATCAAAAAGGTGGGCGTCCCGCTCCTTAAGCATTATTTCGTTTTTAATGTGGCCGACGTAGAAGGAGTAACTATTGATTTGCCGGAGTTGAAAACACCTGATGCCCTTGACGAAGTGTATAACTACAATGCCTGTGATGCCGTATACGCGGGTTACTCAAATGCACCCGAAATCGTGCATATTGATCCTGCCCGTGCTTATTACAGCCCGTTGCGCGATGTTGTGAATATGCCCCGCCCTACGGCTTTTGATTGCCTGGAAGCTTATTACTGCGTTTTATTTCATGAACTGATTCACTCAACTGGCCACCGCGACCGCCTGAACCGGGAGGAGTTGGTACATTCTGACGGGTTTGGTGGGGAGTTATACGCTAGAGAAGAATTAACAGCCGAAATCGGAGCCTGTTATCTGGCCAGCAGTTGCGGCCTTGACCTGACAGACCACCGGCTTTTGACCAATGCAGCCGCGTACCTGCAAAATTGGCTGTCGGCTTTGAAAGGCGACAAAACGCTAATTTTCCGGGCATCGGGACAGGCTCAGAAAGCCGTCAACTATGTACTAAATGACGTAACTGAAGAAATAGCTTCGGATGTTGTAGCGGCCTAA
- a CDS encoding glutamine cyclotransferase (PFAM: glutamine cyclotransferase~KEGG: noc:Noc_0828 glutamine cyclotransferase) encodes MNFVAKCAVVVILVSLWVSACQQNRKKEADASNQIKVDFVALNKSTYQVGDSIPVRLQQPLSQVTASWDNKPAINRSPVNNIFSLESVDLSVGLHQLVINALTINKEKLTDTLSIEIWSDVKPVKLSYSVLKTYPHQASSFTQGLEFHQDALYEGTGQIGQSKLMKIDLLTGSVLQSVSLPAPHFGEGITIVNNHIYQLTWTSGQCFQYSMDMTLQKTHTYHTQGWGLTHRDSTLIVSDGSNRLSFYTPSFQKTGELMVYDNQGPVMNLNELEYIDGYVLANVWQTNRIVQIELKSGKVIGELTIDPGLPPGVDTKENVLNGIAYRAPEAVLYITGKNWPSLYKLKVNGLFKLKGKNTVALR; translated from the coding sequence ATGAATTTTGTTGCTAAATGCGCTGTCGTTGTAATCCTGGTGAGCCTTTGGGTTTCAGCCTGTCAACAGAATAGAAAGAAGGAAGCTGACGCCTCAAATCAGATTAAGGTTGATTTTGTAGCCTTGAATAAATCAACTTATCAAGTAGGTGATTCAATCCCGGTTCGTCTACAGCAACCATTAAGTCAAGTCACGGCTAGTTGGGATAACAAACCTGCTATAAATCGATCGCCTGTCAATAACATTTTCTCCCTCGAGTCAGTCGATTTAAGCGTCGGTTTGCATCAGCTAGTAATAAACGCGCTTACTATCAATAAAGAAAAGTTGACCGATACCCTTTCGATTGAAATCTGGTCAGATGTTAAACCAGTAAAGCTTTCCTACTCTGTATTAAAAACATATCCCCACCAAGCGAGCAGTTTTACTCAGGGGCTTGAATTTCATCAGGATGCCCTTTACGAAGGGACGGGACAGATTGGGCAGTCTAAGTTAATGAAAATAGACTTACTGACAGGCTCCGTGCTTCAATCGGTCTCTTTGCCAGCTCCTCACTTTGGCGAGGGGATTACGATTGTAAACAATCATATCTATCAACTGACTTGGACTTCGGGCCAATGCTTCCAGTATTCAATGGATATGACCTTACAGAAAACCCACACCTATCATACCCAAGGCTGGGGCTTAACACACCGGGATTCAACGTTAATTGTTAGCGATGGCTCGAACCGGTTATCATTTTATACACCGAGTTTTCAGAAAACGGGCGAGTTAATGGTGTATGACAACCAGGGCCCAGTAATGAATTTGAATGAACTCGAGTATATCGATGGGTACGTTTTGGCGAACGTGTGGCAAACGAACCGCATCGTTCAAATTGAATTGAAGTCGGGTAAAGTAATCGGTGAATTAACGATCGACCCTGGTTTACCACCCGGCGTTGATACCAAAGAAAATGTGTTGAACGGGATCGCTTATCGAGCTCCAGAAGCTGTCTTATATATAACGGGCAAGAATTGGCCTAGCCTGTATAAGCTGAAAGTAAACGGCCTATTTAAACTTAAGGGCAAGAACACCGTCGCACTTCGTTAA
- a CDS encoding hypothetical protein (KEGG: rsq:Rsph17025_4373 TrbL/VirB6 plasmid conjugal transfer protein): MQAILLVSPVLETSIDEVFTQFSDGFGALVAFGQAIGFIGALCYVFYRIWGHMSRAEPIDVYPLLRPFALALCLLSYPLLVKGMVGIGRLLDKGTGSMVASQKAEVERLNQVKKAKVKENWDKILIPPGEDGEIGTWDVVKTVFGPTGSGNSLVGNAVSGVMQYYFDQFLSWLGEIFYDLAAIYIKLISTFFLIVLALTGPITFGLATFEWFYSGLAAWFSRLIHILLYIPLVNILGSILETIHISMLNQDLAVFDEQLRSGNTGMGSSDWGLIIFYFIGAGAYLSIPKVASYIIESTGVGDAISSATQPTAMVAGASTGQAAGAGAASLGRTVASAFSSTKSQPTSNSI, from the coding sequence ATGCAAGCAATTCTGTTGGTTTCACCCGTCCTAGAAACATCGATCGACGAAGTGTTCACCCAGTTCTCAGATGGATTTGGGGCATTGGTTGCCTTTGGTCAGGCTATTGGCTTCATTGGTGCACTTTGCTATGTGTTTTACCGGATCTGGGGGCACATGTCCCGGGCCGAGCCCATCGACGTGTATCCCCTGCTCCGCCCCTTCGCCCTGGCCCTTTGCCTGCTTAGCTATCCGCTGTTGGTCAAAGGTATGGTAGGTATCGGGCGATTGCTTGATAAAGGAACCGGCTCCATGGTGGCCAGTCAAAAAGCGGAAGTAGAGCGCTTGAACCAGGTCAAAAAAGCAAAAGTCAAAGAGAATTGGGATAAGATTCTCATTCCGCCCGGCGAAGATGGCGAGATCGGCACCTGGGATGTCGTCAAGACCGTATTCGGCCCGACAGGTAGCGGTAACAGTTTGGTAGGAAATGCCGTAAGCGGGGTCATGCAGTATTATTTTGACCAGTTTCTGAGTTGGCTGGGTGAAATCTTCTACGATCTGGCGGCTATTTACATCAAACTGATCAGCACTTTCTTTTTGATCGTACTGGCGCTCACCGGCCCAATCACCTTTGGCCTAGCCACCTTCGAATGGTTTTACTCCGGTCTAGCGGCCTGGTTCTCGCGCCTGATCCATATCCTGCTGTACATTCCGCTGGTCAATATTCTGGGTTCGATTCTGGAGACAATCCATATCTCCATGCTGAATCAGGATCTGGCCGTTTTCGATGAGCAGCTGCGATCGGGAAATACCGGCATGGGTTCGTCCGATTGGGGCTTAATCATTTTCTATTTCATTGGCGCTGGAGCGTACCTGTCAATCCCAAAAGTAGCCTCCTACATCATCGAATCTACCGGGGTGGGTGATGCAATCAGTTCAGCCACACAACCAACGGCAATGGTAGCCGGGGCCAGCACAGGCCAGGCAGCCGGGGCTGGAGCAGCCTCACTAGGTCGAACCGTTGCCAGTGCTTTCTCATCGACAAAATCGCAACCCACCTCAAACAGCATCTAA
- a CDS encoding Methyltransferase type 11 (PFAM: Methyltransferase type 11; helicase domain protein~SMART: DEAD-like helicase~KEGG: dar:Daro_2546 helicase, C-terminal) — MQVSPPNCIQLSLFGLVSSANVVTLSQARDSQGCLLPSDRLSDEPNVILPFSGVESGLNSRNYRLSADTFYNRTLSERIKANVKAIQLAKFLAKESRNATADEKGILVQFSGWGGLASAFEESSRYSSVIDEVLTMEERQAAAASCLTAFYTPPTLITAIWQAVDQFGFTGGRILEPGAGIGYFLGFTPPSVNDRAEWVAVEKDPIAGLILQLLYPDATVEVGGFEQADLPNGSFDLVIGNVPFGAYSVYDRQNSDISAYPIHNYFIGKSARLVKPGGLLALITSSGTLDQGGAEFRQWLTRQAETELVGAIRLPSCAFESHSGTSVTTDVLFLQRRDGVNRQFAGHSFERTVSVRSRTVQEEGEEVTNNLYVNEYFAGRPDFMLGEMVWADEVGKGGLYRADRPTLYLEDPSELTDRLGNAINQLPRSFLSASHDGQPRKQPAGNQLADLYPGVVRIKGRSYSQATIIRQYIRLRDTLTGLLEAEREGKDDWEVAVLRTHLNTLYDEFTAFFGPLTGNRHLSFLETFDGQFSRVQALEVPEKVNGKQVLQKATILRERVNVGLSYPTSAASITDAVNLSMWFHGGLTLPAITGWLGLSVAEVTEQLLAAGLGFIDPVTGSLIDRDAYLSGNIRQKLDIAEEKARHEPIYQANVYALEQIVPPTIPAALISFGLGSVWLPDELVTRFIQETLQLPEVTATYNNRSRQYEIEAPAYFYSSLNQSLGTSNRTALQLIESALISRSVIITKTITQDGKERSVRDVEATSQAIAAQERLNELFVDFARQHYEPVIEERFNRLYNTHVPRRFARPSFGQYPNANPAISLRDHQFRAVERIKIQDTMLAHAVGSGKTYTMIAGAMELKRLGIARKPLLVVQNSTVDDVARSWRLLYPSAVVYVPQRSDLEATGRKRFLQRIATNHFDGIIIPQSFLKLIPDDPASEQAFLQEEINRVEAAVAAASRQTERGPNKSKKSLVKRLNELRLRLEARRLRQADRKKDNILSFDELGIDALFLDECHKYKRLGFFTSRRGIKGIDPAGSEDALSAMFKCRSVQARQGRVVLATGTPISNTMAEAWTMLRFIAPDRLDEARIATFDQFAGAFGQLIASFELTTTGQFKAVSRFARFVNVRQLSELYRAHVDVVLNDEVIEFQRDQTLPTLKDGGFTKIVLQQTEGVQYELDAIRERLRWFEGLTGSEKRENSHLPLVLFGQARKATLDIRLLNARNEDEPGSKLNRAAAEILRLYQLSDSYKGTQLVFADVYQSPANLFADEDERLCVGARFNLFDDLKMKLVAEGIPACEVAVCPAEADKREAVFAKVRTGEVRVMLGTSERMGVGVNVQERLVGLHHLDAPNRPTDFEQRNGRIIRQGNAHAAWNMPIEILTYGVDKTLDATAYGRLAIKQKFINQVLKGHLTDETERGPGMNDISADDDFAAMSFDQMMATLSGSQYALAYAAKQLDLSRLLTARKNWQRGVLDAQMQVERARRTLSVQVPLLPTLQAESAILKTRFITDGEEYRVNEVIIESETHTEKFGGPVQQMLDKMRGQLKRRLTPQAIVTVNGLPLTLTGEIRQDPFSFRNEYVFIYQWGSSLQGEVMSGPGLFQSLRQSVAHAAHLPAQCQQRIERARTDEAAFLQKVNEPFRHSEKLAQLETEIAELQEAMLAESEPEVEAVLAE, encoded by the coding sequence ATGCAGGTCAGCCCCCCCAACTGTATCCAGCTTAGTCTGTTCGGGCTTGTCTCGTCTGCCAATGTAGTGACTTTATCGCAAGCCAGAGACAGCCAAGGGTGTCTTTTGCCAAGTGATAGGCTGAGCGACGAACCCAATGTCATTTTACCGTTTTCGGGTGTAGAATCAGGGTTAAACAGCCGTAATTACCGACTGTCTGCTGATACGTTCTATAACCGGACATTAAGCGAACGTATAAAGGCTAACGTTAAAGCCATTCAGTTAGCCAAGTTTCTTGCCAAAGAGAGCCGGAATGCTACGGCCGACGAGAAAGGTATATTGGTGCAGTTTTCGGGCTGGGGTGGTTTGGCATCTGCTTTTGAGGAAAGTAGCCGCTACTCATCGGTTATTGACGAAGTGCTGACGATGGAGGAACGGCAAGCCGCAGCCGCTTCATGCTTAACGGCTTTTTATACGCCCCCTACCCTCATTACCGCTATTTGGCAAGCCGTTGACCAGTTCGGTTTTACAGGTGGACGCATTTTAGAGCCAGGCGCAGGTATCGGGTATTTTCTGGGATTTACGCCCCCTTCAGTGAACGACCGCGCCGAATGGGTTGCCGTGGAGAAAGACCCTATTGCCGGGCTTATTTTGCAATTACTGTATCCAGATGCTACCGTCGAGGTGGGCGGGTTTGAGCAAGCCGATCTACCTAATGGCTCGTTTGACCTTGTTATTGGTAACGTACCTTTTGGAGCCTACAGCGTCTATGACCGGCAGAACTCCGATATATCGGCCTATCCGATTCATAACTATTTCATTGGCAAATCGGCGCGGTTGGTAAAGCCGGGTGGTTTGTTGGCACTAATTACCTCGTCGGGTACACTTGATCAGGGCGGGGCTGAGTTCCGGCAATGGTTGACCCGTCAGGCTGAAACGGAATTGGTTGGGGCTATCCGTTTACCATCCTGCGCGTTTGAGAGCCACAGCGGTACGAGCGTAACGACCGACGTACTGTTTTTGCAACGGCGCGACGGAGTGAACCGTCAGTTTGCCGGACATTCCTTTGAGCGAACCGTCAGCGTCCGGAGCCGAACGGTGCAGGAAGAAGGCGAGGAAGTGACCAACAACCTGTACGTAAACGAATACTTTGCCGGGCGGCCAGACTTTATGCTTGGTGAAATGGTTTGGGCCGATGAAGTAGGCAAGGGTGGGTTGTACCGAGCGGACCGGCCAACCCTTTACTTAGAAGACCCGTCCGAGTTGACAGATCGGTTAGGCAATGCCATCAACCAACTACCGAGGAGCTTTTTATCAGCGAGTCATGACGGACAACCGAGGAAGCAGCCAGCCGGAAATCAACTTGCTGATTTATATCCAGGCGTTGTACGTATAAAAGGCCGGTCGTACAGTCAGGCCACTATTATCCGGCAATACATTCGACTCCGCGATACGTTGACGGGCTTGTTAGAGGCCGAACGGGAAGGAAAAGACGATTGGGAGGTTGCCGTGTTGCGTACCCATCTTAACACACTATACGATGAGTTTACCGCCTTCTTTGGTCCGTTGACGGGCAACCGTCATCTGTCATTTTTAGAAACGTTTGATGGTCAATTCAGCCGTGTTCAGGCGTTAGAAGTACCTGAAAAAGTTAACGGGAAACAGGTTCTACAAAAAGCAACCATTCTCCGGGAGCGGGTAAACGTAGGCCTCTCCTATCCAACTTCGGCAGCGTCAATAACCGACGCGGTGAACCTGTCGATGTGGTTTCATGGGGGCTTGACATTACCGGCCATTACAGGTTGGCTTGGGTTGTCGGTTGCTGAGGTCACTGAACAGTTGTTAGCCGCCGGTTTGGGATTCATTGACCCTGTAACGGGCAGTCTGATTGACCGGGATGCGTACTTATCCGGTAACATTCGGCAGAAATTAGACATAGCTGAGGAGAAAGCCCGTCACGAGCCGATTTATCAGGCCAATGTGTACGCTTTGGAACAGATCGTTCCTCCGACGATTCCGGCCGCGTTAATATCCTTTGGTTTAGGGTCGGTGTGGTTGCCGGATGAATTAGTAACCCGATTTATTCAGGAGACCTTACAACTGCCAGAAGTAACGGCTACTTACAACAACCGGAGCCGACAATATGAGATTGAAGCACCAGCCTATTTCTATTCGTCGTTGAACCAGTCGTTGGGTACGTCAAATAGAACGGCCCTGCAATTGATTGAATCGGCCTTGATTAGCCGAAGTGTAATAATTACCAAAACCATTACCCAAGATGGTAAAGAACGCTCTGTTCGCGATGTAGAAGCAACGAGTCAGGCAATTGCCGCGCAGGAACGACTAAACGAGCTGTTCGTTGATTTTGCCCGGCAACATTACGAACCTGTCATTGAAGAGAGGTTTAACCGCTTGTATAATACGCATGTTCCCCGGCGTTTTGCCCGGCCATCGTTTGGTCAGTACCCAAATGCTAACCCAGCCATTTCATTACGTGACCACCAGTTTCGGGCTGTTGAGCGCATCAAGATTCAAGATACGATGTTGGCCCATGCCGTAGGTAGCGGAAAAACCTACACGATGATTGCCGGCGCGATGGAGTTGAAACGGCTAGGTATTGCCCGCAAACCGCTGTTAGTCGTACAAAACTCAACGGTTGACGATGTGGCCCGTAGTTGGCGGCTGTTGTACCCGTCGGCGGTTGTATATGTGCCGCAACGGAGCGATCTGGAAGCAACGGGCCGTAAACGGTTCCTGCAACGAATAGCGACCAACCACTTCGACGGGATTATTATTCCGCAAAGTTTCCTCAAACTGATTCCCGACGATCCGGCCAGCGAACAGGCTTTTTTGCAGGAGGAAATAAACCGGGTAGAAGCCGCCGTTGCCGCAGCGTCCCGCCAGACCGAACGCGGCCCGAACAAGAGTAAGAAGTCATTGGTAAAGCGGCTGAATGAATTGCGGCTACGGTTAGAAGCCCGGAGACTCCGGCAAGCCGACCGAAAAAAAGATAATATCCTGTCGTTTGATGAATTGGGCATCGACGCGCTGTTTCTGGATGAATGCCACAAGTACAAGCGGTTAGGCTTTTTTACGTCCCGGCGTGGCATCAAAGGCATTGACCCGGCAGGTTCGGAGGATGCACTGAGCGCCATGTTTAAATGTCGTTCGGTGCAGGCCCGGCAAGGGCGGGTTGTACTGGCTACGGGAACGCCAATCAGCAACACAATGGCCGAGGCATGGACGATGCTCCGGTTTATCGCCCCTGACCGCCTAGATGAAGCACGGATTGCCACGTTTGACCAATTCGCGGGAGCTTTCGGACAACTAATTGCCTCATTCGAGTTAACGACTACCGGCCAGTTTAAAGCAGTTTCGCGGTTTGCCCGGTTTGTCAATGTCCGTCAGTTGTCGGAATTATACCGCGCTCATGTTGACGTGGTACTGAATGATGAAGTAATCGAGTTTCAGAGAGACCAAACATTGCCAACGCTGAAAGACGGTGGATTTACGAAAATCGTACTACAGCAGACCGAAGGCGTACAGTATGAGTTAGACGCGATTCGTGAACGGCTACGGTGGTTTGAGGGATTAACAGGCAGTGAGAAGCGGGAGAACAGCCATTTGCCGTTGGTACTCTTTGGACAGGCCAGAAAAGCTACGTTAGACATTCGACTGTTGAACGCCAGAAACGAAGACGAGCCAGGCTCAAAGCTAAACCGAGCCGCAGCGGAGATTCTACGGCTGTATCAGCTCTCAGATTCCTATAAGGGTACTCAGTTGGTTTTTGCCGACGTATACCAGTCACCGGCAAACTTATTTGCTGATGAAGACGAGCGACTATGTGTTGGGGCTCGGTTTAATCTCTTCGACGACCTAAAAATGAAACTGGTTGCCGAAGGTATTCCGGCCTGTGAGGTGGCCGTTTGCCCCGCCGAAGCAGATAAACGAGAAGCGGTTTTTGCCAAAGTCCGAACGGGTGAGGTTCGGGTAATGCTGGGTACGTCCGAGCGAATGGGCGTTGGGGTTAACGTGCAGGAACGGTTAGTTGGCTTACATCATCTTGACGCGCCAAACCGCCCGACCGATTTTGAGCAACGCAATGGGCGTATCATCCGTCAGGGGAACGCACATGCCGCCTGGAATATGCCAATTGAAATTCTTACCTACGGCGTTGATAAAACACTCGATGCGACTGCCTACGGACGATTGGCGATCAAGCAAAAGTTCATTAACCAAGTACTGAAAGGGCACCTGACCGACGAAACCGAACGCGGCCCGGGTATGAATGACATTTCGGCTGATGATGATTTTGCTGCTATGTCGTTCGATCAGATGATGGCAACCCTTTCGGGCAGTCAGTATGCCTTAGCCTATGCCGCTAAACAACTTGATTTGTCTCGATTGCTGACTGCTCGTAAGAACTGGCAACGGGGCGTTTTGGATGCTCAGATGCAGGTAGAACGCGCCCGGCGTACATTGTCGGTGCAGGTGCCTCTACTGCCAACGCTCCAGGCAGAGAGCGCCATACTAAAGACTCGGTTTATTACTGACGGAGAAGAGTACAGAGTAAATGAGGTGATAATTGAGAGCGAAACCCATACCGAAAAGTTTGGTGGACCAGTGCAACAGATGCTGGACAAAATGCGCGGCCAGCTAAAACGTCGGTTGACACCGCAGGCAATCGTTACGGTAAACGGGCTACCTCTGACATTGACCGGCGAGATTCGGCAAGACCCCTTTTCATTTCGGAACGAGTACGTATTTATCTACCAGTGGGGAAGCAGTTTGCAGGGTGAAGTAATGAGCGGTCCCGGCTTGTTTCAGTCCTTACGCCAGTCGGTGGCCCATGCTGCCCACTTGCCCGCGCAATGTCAGCAACGAATTGAACGAGCCCGCACCGACGAAGCGGCTTTTCTGCAAAAGGTTAATGAACCGTTTCGCCACAGCGAAAAATTAGCTCAGTTGGAAACGGAGATTGCCGAACTACAGGAAGCCATGTTGGCCGAATCAGAGCCAGAAGTCGAAGCGGTATTGGCAGAGTAA